The sequence CCACGTGTTCAAAAATGCTGCGGTAGTTAGCCTCTGCTTTGCGGAGGGCATCGGCTGCTGCTTGTTGCTCAGTTAAGTCCCGTAGAATGACTATGTAACTAATCGGTTGATCGGCCTTGGTGTTACTGGAAACGGCAACCTCTAGAATGCAGGGCACAGTTTCATCATGCCAAAAAACCTGTTCACTGCGAGCTGGCCACTGCTCAGGCTGATTACCTAACCCTGGCAGCAAGTCGTAAAGCGGTGTACCCAAGAGTTCACTACCCGTTCTAGAAAACAGTACTGCACTGGCGGGATTGGCCTGCTGAATAACGCCATTAGCATCCAATACCACGATCGCATCTAGAGCGCTATTGAATAATTGCTCAGCTTGTTCTCGTGCTGTTTCGGCCTGCTCTCTAGCTGCTTCCGCCTGTTCCCGCGCTAGTTCAGCTTGTTCCCGTGCTGCGACGATCGCCTCTAACTGAGGTAGGCTCGTCCAACAAGCCACTGAGACTGCAATGAATGCCATCACGAGCACCACTACAACAAGCACATTCCCCATCACTTGGGTAGATCGGCTATCAATTTGAATGCGAATGAACCAACCCAATAACGTAGCTCCCGTAACCAGGAAAATGAGCACACCAATCTGAACGATGACAACATCTGGCGTAATGGTTCGATTAGTCACTTGCAACCGATTCTGCCACCACTCTGGCTGCCAGACAGGTAACCGCAGACGCTGCATTCCAGTATCGATCGCTAGGATCACTGCCGGGATCGCTAACCCCACCAGCAGATCTACCCAATTCCAAGCAATACCCCCCACAATTAGGATGATCGCCTCTGCAATACCAAACACCAGCGACCACCGAGGCAATAGTACCTCTGGTCTGTCTCGCTGAAGCCACAGTCCACCATGTAGCGCAATGAACGACACCAGCCAACCTATACCTGTAATAATCACAATGCGAGTCAAGTCACCCCAGAGCAAGCAGCTCAAGCTGAGAACTAGGGTCACGGTTAGTCCTGGAGCTAGCACCCCTTGGCGAGAGACTACTCCATAAACAGGTGACAAATACCCATCTACGGATAGCTGATATAGGATTCGCGGACAAATTGATACAGCCGTTGCACAAGAGAGCAAGCACCCAGAACTGACTAGTAGCGTTACTAGCAGAGGGGCAGCATTTCCCCAAAAGGGTTGGGCAGCCGTCAGCAAGTTGAGGAATGTATTGCTACTGGGATTAGGTAAGGTTGCCAGCCGCATGAGCACCCAAGAGCCGCCAAGATAGACGATCGGAATCATTGCAGCCACAATGGGCAATACTTGGAGTGTTTGCTGAGGTTTACGACTATCTGCAACAAAACTAGCGGCAGTCTCGCAAGCATAAACTGCGTAGGTAAAGATTACGTACCACTTGGCCCAAGCTGAGAACTCGAAGTTCGCCCACTGGGGTGGCAATAGTCCAGGACTCTGACTGGATAAGGTTAACCAACCTATACCTTGGAGGCAAAATAGTAAGAGACATGCCACCGCAGGCAGTACAAAGTAGAGGTGCAATACACTGAGTGCGCGGGTGCCGCTAAAGGCAACAACAAACGCAAGAACAGTTAAGCCGATATGTAAGGGTAAGTTTGGCAGGGTTATGTCGAGAGGTTGCAAATTAGCTTGCAGCAAATCTGTGAGCACGATCGCGTTGGCTGGTAGAACAGCTACCCAACTGATGAAGTAGCCAAGCGCAGCATAGCTAGCCAAACGAGGATAATCACTGAGTAAGTGTGTTATGTAGTTAGGGGTACCGCCAGCTACATTCGGCATCTGTTGCCCCAACCGTTGCACTTGGAAATTCACAATCACGCCAACGATCGTGGCTGGTAACCACACAACAATAGCTTGGGATCCTAGCTCCGCATGGGCGCTGGGCGCAGCACTTAACCACAGCAATAACCCAGTCAAGCCAAAACCCCATGCTTCCAAAACACCCAAATTTCGAGGTAAATTTGAGGCTGATGGTGCTGGAATCAGGGGGTCTTGTGTGGAAATGTTGCATTGTCAGTGATGTCTATACATGGAAATGGTGAAGATAACTAGGCTAGTAGATGCAGTTTGAACCTTTCTATACAACCTGCGATTGATTTCAGTTTGGTACAGGCAGCATCGTGCTCATACCCCGTGCATAGTAGCTGTTAATCACCCTGTGGATACTATGTATCCTGCACAGGTATCCTGTAATTGTTTAGCCTGAACATTGGGGTAGGGTCTTTAGATAGTTAGCAATCGCCAGCACGTCCTGTTACCCAGTTTTTCACTCGTGTCCACAGAAATCCGGTGAGCTTTGTGCAACCACTCAGTCTTGATGCATTGTGTAGCGAATAATCCAGTACCCGATACTGAGGCAAATAATAGCGACAGCCAAGGCAATCACCTCCTGTGCTGAAAACTTTTCTAAATCCAGCACGATGATCTTGCGGGCTACAGCAATCAGAGCCGTAACGATCACCAGTTCTACCTGTACGACATGTTTTTTCAGATAGCCTGCAATGTTTTCTAGTAGTTCCAGAGCAATCAAAATGTTGAGGAACAGTCCGAATAGCTCAACTAGTGGTAATCCAGAAAGTCCGAAGGGCTGCTCTAGGAAGATCTTGGTGACCAAGAACACCAGCAATTCATACACTGCCACTAGGATGACAAGAATTAGCCCCAGAGACAGCACTTTGGCAACCAAGCCCTGTAAACTATCCACCAAGTGGAGAAATTGTTGATCACCCTCACTAGTTAACGCTCGTCTCATTCGGCGCAACTTACCTAACATATCGTTGATGCATAAAACTACTGTTCTTCAGTGTCTCATGCAATGTTGCTCATTGATTACCCGACCCTAGGCTAGTTGCTATGCCGTAATCCAGAGAAGTCTAGACTGGGTCAGCGCAAGCGTTCTGCTTGCAACTCTCCGACTAACTGTGTCAGGTGATCACGATCGGCCTGGTATACCTCATTACAAAAGTGACAGGTGGCTTCAGCACCGTTGTCCTTGTCAATCATATCTTGCAACTCATCGACACCAAGCAGCTTCAGGGCACCCAAAACCCGCTCAAAGGAACAGCCACAGTGAAACCGCAGCAATTGGGTCTCAGGCATGATGTGTAAATCTAAACCACCGAGAATAGTCTCAAAGATTTCAGGCAGGTCGTTACCTGAGCGCAACAGGGGTGTAAAGCCAGTTAGTGCTGTGAGTCGAGATTCCAATATTTCCACTAATGCTTCATTCTCTGAGGCTTTGGGCAGGATTTGAATCAAAATTCCCCCCGCAGCCGTAACTCCTTCAGCCCCAACAAACACTCCTAACATCATGGCTGACGGAGTTTGCTCTGAGCTAGCTAGGTAATAGGTGACATCCTCACCAACTTCACCCGACACTAGCTCCACCGTGCTGGAATAGGGATAGCCATAGCCTACATCCCGCACCACGTGCAGATAGCCCCTAGAGCCGATCGCTCGCCCTACGTCTAGCTTGCCTTCAGCCGTAGACGGTAATTCCACTTGTGGATGCTCGACATAGCCTCTAGCAGTGCCATCCAATCCAGCATCGACAAGCACCTTGCCCAGTGGGCCACCGCCATCGATGCGTAGATTCACACGCGAACCAAGCCGCTTCATGTTGGATGCTAACAGCAGTCCAGCCGCCATTGCTCGCCCTAGGGCCGCAGTTGCTACATAGGAAAGGCGATGCCGACAGCGAGCCTCCTCTGTTAGCCGAGTTGTAATCGCGCCTACAGCCCGAATGCCGCCGTCGGCTGCCACGGCTCGAATTAGTCGATCTGCCATGAAATTCGTGATATTTCGTAAC comes from Cyanobacteriota bacterium and encodes:
- a CDS encoding phosphate-starvation-inducible PsiE family protein; translation: MRRMRRALTSEGDQQFLHLVDSLQGLVAKVLSLGLILVILVAVYELLVFLVTKIFLEQPFGLSGLPLVELFGLFLNILIALELLENIAGYLKKHVVQVELVIVTALIAVARKIIVLDLEKFSAQEVIALAVAIICLSIGYWIIRYTMHQD
- the hslO gene encoding Hsp33 family molecular chaperone HslO, which encodes MADRLIRAVAADGGIRAVGAITTRLTEEARCRHRLSYVATAALGRAMAAGLLLASNMKRLGSRVNLRIDGGGPLGKVLVDAGLDGTARGYVEHPQVELPSTAEGKLDVGRAIGSRGYLHVVRDVGYGYPYSSTVELVSGEVGEDVTYYLASSEQTPSAMMLGVFVGAEGVTAAGGILIQILPKASENEALVEILESRLTALTGFTPLLRSGNDLPEIFETILGGLDLHIMPETQLLRFHCGCSFERVLGALKLLGVDELQDMIDKDNGAEATCHFCNEVYQADRDHLTQLVGELQAERLR
- a CDS encoding PAS domain S-box protein gives rise to the protein MEAWGFGLTGLLLWLSAAPSAHAELGSQAIVVWLPATIVGVIVNFQVQRLGQQMPNVAGGTPNYITHLLSDYPRLASYAALGYFISWVAVLPANAIVLTDLLQANLQPLDITLPNLPLHIGLTVLAFVVAFSGTRALSVLHLYFVLPAVACLLLFCLQGIGWLTLSSQSPGLLPPQWANFEFSAWAKWYVIFTYAVYACETAASFVADSRKPQQTLQVLPIVAAMIPIVYLGGSWVLMRLATLPNPSSNTFLNLLTAAQPFWGNAAPLLVTLLVSSGCLLSCATAVSICPRILYQLSVDGYLSPVYGVVSRQGVLAPGLTVTLVLSLSCLLWGDLTRIVIITGIGWLVSFIALHGGLWLQRDRPEVLLPRWSLVFGIAEAIILIVGGIAWNWVDLLVGLAIPAVILAIDTGMQRLRLPVWQPEWWQNRLQVTNRTITPDVVIVQIGVLIFLVTGATLLGWFIRIQIDSRSTQVMGNVLVVVVLVMAFIAVSVACWTSLPQLEAIVAAREQAELAREQAEAAREQAETAREQAEQLFNSALDAIVVLDANGVIQQANPASAVLFSRTGSELLGTPLYDLLPGLGNQPEQWPARSEQVFWHDETVPCILEVAVSSNTKADQPISYIVILRDLTEQQAAADALRKAEANYRSIFEHVVEGIFQTTPDGRYLSVNPAQAKMLGYDSPAQMLEEVSTVATGFYVDPDRRQYLVDQIQQHGSVQGFESQVYRRDGSIIWISENVRAVYDLDKNLLYYEGTSTDITQRKLAEATLRYQAQELESMLKDLQQTQAQLIQTEKMSSLGQLVAGIAHEINNPVNFIYGNLIYTSDYVQDLIQVLARYRQQYPSPGDDLETLMADVDVDFILEDLPKMLKSMQGGAERIRQLVLTLRNYSRLDEAEMKIVDLHEGIDSTLIILQHRLKAPYRDLYGEMHQGGIQVVKQYGDLPMVECYAGQLNQVFTNVISNAIDALQERDSQRSAAEITADPSTITITTEMPSPGWVRISIQDNGPGIPKEHLPRLYDPFFTTKPVGKGTGLGLSISYKIVTEK